From Triticum urartu cultivar G1812 chromosome 2, Tu2.1, whole genome shotgun sequence, a single genomic window includes:
- the LOC125540452 gene encoding RNA demethylase ALKBH9B-like, protein MSSSSTLLPDEGMVRVRRKKDFRHMERVDGRMLNVLQGLELHANVFSPDEQAKIVACVLDLQDQGRRGRLRERTYSEPRKWMRGKGRATIQFGCCYNYAADRDGNPPGIVRDEAVDPLPPLLAAMARRLVLWRVLPPSCVPDSCIVNVYDVDDCIPPHVDHHDFLRPFCTASFLTEAPILFGKDMKVLAPGEFSAAASIPLPVGSVLVLNGNGADVAKHCVPAVPAKRISITFRKMDASKVPFGFRPDPLLQSLAAAAVRPATTASAPPNRAAWEQSNGEEAKHATPLQQQATTAPLHQAAAVRAGQAQIPGGGVPFSLSTDEFPALGASPASGRRPGKR, encoded by the exons aTGTCGTCGTCGTCGACGCTGCTGCCCGACGAGGGCATGGTGAGGGTGCGCCGCAAGAAGGACTTCCGCCACATGGAGCGGGTCGACGGCCGCATGCTCAACGTGCTGCAGGGCCTCGAGCTCCACGCCAACGTCTTCTCCCCCGACGAGCAGGCCAAGATCGTCGCCTGCGTCCTCGACCTCCAAGACCAAGGCCGCCGCGGCCGCCTCCGAG AGCGGACCTACTCGGAGCCGCGCAAGTGGATGCGGGGCAAGGGCCGGGCGACGATCCAGTTCGGCTGCTGCTACAACTACGCCGCCGACCGGGACGGCAATCCGCCGGGCATCGTGCGGGACGAGGCCGTCGACCCGCTGCCGCCGCTGCTCGCCGCCATGGCGCGCCGCCTCGTGCTCTGGCGCGTGCTCCCGCCCTCCTGCGTGCCCGACAGCTGCATCGTCAACGTCTATGACGTCGACGACTGCATCCCGCCGCACGTCGACCACCACGACTTCCTCCGCCCCTTCTGCACCGCCTCCTTCCTCACCGAGGCCCCCATCCTCTTCGGCAAGGACATGAAGGTCCTCGCGCCAGGGGAGTTCTCCGCCGCGGCCTCCATCCCGCTCCCCGTGGGGTCGGTGCTCGTGCTGAACGGTAATGGCGCCGACGTCGCCAAGCACTGCGTGCCCGCCGTGCCCGCCAAGAGGATCTCCATCACGTTCAGGAAGATGGACGCCTCCAAGGTCCCGTTCGGCTTCCGGCCCGACCCGCTGCTGCAGAGCCTCGCGGCTGCTGCGGTCCGGCCGGCGACGACGGCGAGCGCGCCTCCGAACAGAGCGGCCTGGGAGCAGAGCAATGGGGAGGAGGCCAAGCATGCCACACCTCTGCAGCAGCAGGCGACGACGGCGCCTCTGCACCAGGCTGCTGCTGTCAGGGCGGGACAGGCACAGATCCCCGGGGGCGGAGTGCCTTTCAGCCTCTCCACCGACGAGTTCCCGGCGCTTGGTGCCTCGCCGGCCAGCGGACGACGGCCGGGAAAGAGATAA
- the LOC125534615 gene encoding uncharacterized protein LOC125534615 → MDDELEFFVGHRSIWERSSGSKAGRFGGFEDKTTLSPLQFTHCTPGILLPHAAVTERTLQIYSFKLVGLTEQLKWPLSVYGVVAARDTVDRNRNLLFSRSRIRGQLLSGHDSYLRLTGPSRAILVGDYVDFEVELKVRDGDDEHNDTQLMCVSKRYKEANGDGEQPLLFDSPFCTAELRFEVFPTTVQLTVLSVRVVGGEFPFSSGGQVACIVSGCERVVLFDSTEKITREDEVVLDGYVPLSRNAISVEFEKGVTVEVTAYVDSGSISDLVHFPSKWCNISQDRCFICGSEVEITVAWSRVVRDKMEMLLEGYATQV, encoded by the exons ATGGATGATGAGCTGGAATTTTTCGTAGGCCACCGTAGCATCTGGGAACGCTCTAGTGGCAGCAAGGCCGGGCGGTTCGGTGGCTTCGAAGATAAAA CGACATTAAGTCCTCTCCAATTTACGCACTGCACACCCGGTATCCTTCTGCCCCATGCCGCTGTCACTGAAAGAACGTTGCAAATCTACTCATTCAAACTTGTTGGACTAACGGAGCAGCTGAAGTGGCCACTCTCTGTTTATGGCGTGGTTGCTGCCCGAGACACCGTAGACCGCAACCGCAACCTTCTCTTCTCTCGGTCGAGGATCAGGGGTCAATTACTCTCTGGACAT GACTCTTATCTGCGCTTGACTGGCCCGTCTCGCGCAATTCTAGTTGGGGATTATGTTGACTTTGAAGTTGAACTAAAAGTACGTGATGGAGATGATGAGCACAATGATACACAGTTGATGTGTGTTAGCAAGCGGTATAAAGAAGCAAACGGCGACGGTGAGCAACCTTTACTCTTTGATAGCCCATTCTGTACTGCGGAGTTGAGGTTTGAGGTTTTTCCTACGACGGTCCAGCTCACTGTATTGTCCGTTCGTGTTGTTGGAGGGGAGTTCCCTTTTAGCTCTGGGGGTCAGGTTGCTTGTATTGTTTCTGGCTGTGAGAGGGTTGTGCTGTTTGATTCTACTGAAAAAATTACTAGAGAAGACGAAGTAGTTTTGGATGGTTATGTTCCTTTGTCAAGAAACGCCATTTCAGTAGAGTTTGAAAAAGGAGTGACTGTTGAAGTAACAGCCTATGTTGATTCTGGTTCTATCTCTGATCTTGTCCACTTCCCTTCCAAGTGGTGCAACATTAGTCAAGATAGATGTTTCATCTGTGGTTCTGAGGTGGAGATTACCGTTGCATGGTCCCGGGTTGTGAGAGACAAGATGGAGATGTTGCTGGAGGGATACGCTACCCAGGTGTAG